One Mycolicibacterium parafortuitum DNA segment encodes these proteins:
- a CDS encoding N-acetylmuramoyl-L-alanine amidase has product MLYPRRAPSVLFTALAATVLLLPWAITGLPGEEDRPVASAPQLAQQPLPDLGGGETIRELHQDTPFSMVALTSDDLTGTSARVRAKKDDGTWGPWYEAEPLEGVGADLPGPRGTEPVFIGRTTTVQIAVTRPHDAPVTAPAAPKPDGPQLGYVPANVEQPFAQNVTAVLISPPEAPPDLGPLPNALTPAGQPPHIINRAQWGADEGMRCGEPRYDTKVRAGVVHHTAGSNEYAPEDSAGIIRSIYEYHTRTLGWCDIAYNAMVDKYGQVFEGRAGGMTRPVEGAHTGGFNHNTWGVAMLGNFETVPPTPVQLRNTARLLGWVLGQSSVDPLGSVVLPSEGGSFTKFPFGATPTLPTIFTHRDVGNTECPGAAAYALMPEIRNIAARFNDPPGPEQLAETLRGGAIHAKWEALGGMNSYLGRPTSPEASGLGATRYVTFEHGAVYWSPETGAQPITGELYRAWGALGFERGALGLPTSSEIPEPLWIVQNFQHGTLNFDRENGTVTRVTDGVPVELPPADLNPVQLERFTPPSNPV; this is encoded by the coding sequence GTGCTGTATCCGCGCCGCGCACCATCGGTGCTGTTCACCGCGCTAGCGGCGACAGTGCTGCTGCTGCCGTGGGCGATCACCGGACTCCCCGGTGAGGAAGACCGTCCCGTCGCGTCCGCGCCCCAACTCGCCCAGCAACCGCTGCCCGATCTCGGCGGCGGCGAGACCATCCGGGAGCTTCACCAGGACACCCCGTTCTCGATGGTCGCGCTGACCTCCGACGACCTCACCGGTACCTCGGCGCGGGTGCGGGCCAAGAAGGACGACGGCACCTGGGGGCCGTGGTACGAGGCCGAACCCCTCGAAGGCGTCGGCGCCGACCTGCCCGGACCTCGTGGCACCGAACCGGTGTTCATCGGCCGCACCACGACCGTGCAGATCGCGGTGACGCGCCCGCACGACGCCCCGGTCACCGCGCCGGCGGCCCCGAAGCCCGACGGCCCGCAGCTCGGGTACGTGCCCGCCAACGTCGAGCAGCCGTTCGCCCAGAACGTCACCGCGGTGCTGATCAGCCCGCCCGAGGCGCCGCCGGATCTCGGCCCACTGCCCAACGCGTTGACCCCCGCCGGCCAGCCACCGCACATCATCAACCGCGCGCAGTGGGGTGCCGACGAGGGCATGCGGTGCGGAGAACCGCGCTACGACACCAAGGTTCGCGCCGGTGTCGTCCACCACACGGCCGGCAGCAATGAATACGCGCCGGAGGATTCCGCGGGCATCATCAGGTCGATCTACGAGTACCACACCCGGACGCTGGGCTGGTGCGACATCGCCTACAACGCGATGGTGGACAAGTACGGCCAGGTGTTCGAGGGTCGCGCGGGCGGTATGACGCGGCCCGTCGAGGGCGCGCACACCGGCGGCTTCAACCACAACACCTGGGGTGTGGCGATGCTCGGCAATTTCGAGACCGTGCCGCCGACCCCGGTGCAATTGCGCAACACCGCACGGCTTCTCGGCTGGGTGCTGGGCCAGTCCAGTGTCGACCCGCTGGGTTCGGTGGTGCTGCCGTCCGAGGGTGGCTCGTTCACCAAGTTCCCGTTCGGCGCCACCCCGACGCTGCCGACGATCTTCACCCACCGCGACGTCGGGAACACCGAATGCCCGGGCGCCGCGGCGTACGCCCTGATGCCCGAGATCCGCAACATCGCCGCGCGGTTCAACGATCCGCCCGGACCGGAGCAACTCGCCGAAACCCTGCGCGGTGGCGCGATCCACGCCAAGTGGGAGGCGCTGGGCGGGATGAACAGCTACCTGGGCCGCCCCACCTCACCGGAGGCCTCCGGGCTTGGCGCGACGCGCTATGTGACCTTCGAGCACGGGGCCGTGTACTGGTCCCCGGAGACCGGTGCGCAGCCGATCACCGGCGAGTTGTACCGCGCCTGGGGCGCGCTCGGGTTCGAGCGCGGCGCACTGGGGCTGCCGACGAGCAGTGAGATCCCCGAACCGCTGTGGATCGTGCAGAACTTCCAGCACGGGACGCTGAACTTCGACCGGGAGAACGGCACGGTGACACGGGTGACCGACGGAGTGCCCGTCGAACTGCCGCCCGCCGATCTCAATCCCGTTCAGCTGGAGCGGTTCA